In the genome of Limanda limanda chromosome 15, fLimLim1.1, whole genome shotgun sequence, one region contains:
- the cdc42ep3 gene encoding cdc42 effector protein 3 → MPAKAPIYLKPTNNKKGKKCRLRDMLSPDMISPPLGDFRHTIHIGRGGERDAFGDMSFLQGNYELLPGKGNVHPLYGIQSEFLRANSTGDASFAETPSPVLKNAISLPTIGGCQALTLPLISSTVFSMPPEPLEDIIGPTAPMKVRRAEEVEILQMDALLHSMDVFISEPSSPSADIQSKPDVLLDLLENTDKFSSKAVAKANKINKSESRFDKPSSYFINGNSIYKGNGSLNSNTSSDSFDSFSDKGDFHKKICNGSTRLNGNCNGYGHIDNEITHGFKQELSKCNRDWVDRDSGVEEGRICDFDLEFSKEKSTSQGSLNQITGSFLSLELDLGPSILDDVLNIMDKPAAKSRP, encoded by the coding sequence ATGCCAGCAAAAGCACCCATATACCTGAAGCCCACCAATAATaagaaggggaaaaaatgtCGCCTGAGAGATATGTTGTCCCCAGATATGATCAGTCCGCCACTCGGTGACTTCCGCCACACAATCCACATTGGCAGGGGTGGGGAGAGAGACGCCTTTGGAGACATGTCCTTCCTTCAGGGGAACTATGAGCTCCTACCAGGGAAGGGAAATGTTCACCCTCTGTATGGCATCCAAAGTGAGTTTCTCCGAGCAAACAGCACAGGTGATGCATCCTTTGCCGAGACACCCTCTCCAGTACTCAAGAATGCCATCTCCCTCCCAACTATAGGTGGCTGCCAGGCCCTCACCCTTCCCCTGATCTCCTCCACTGTCTTCTCCATGCCCCCAGAGCCATTGGAGGACATCATTGGGCCTACAGCTCCCATGAAAGTTAGAAGggctgaggaggtggagatcCTGCAGATGGATGCTCTGTTGCACTCCATGGATGTCTTTATCAGCGAGCCTTCGTCTCCCTCCGCAGATATCCAGTCCAAGCCTGACGTCCTCTTGGATCTGCTGGAAAACACAGATAAGTTCAGCTCTAAGGCAGTTGCCAAAGCCAACAAAATCAACAAGAGTGAAAGCAGATTTGATAAACCATCATCATATTTTATCAATGGCAACAGCATCTACAAAGGTAACGGAAGCCTTAACAGCAACACAAGCAGTGACAGCTTTGACAGTTTTAGCGATAAAGGGGACTTCCATAAAAAGATCTGCAATGGTAGCACGCGTCTCAATGGCAACTGCAATGGTTATGGACACATTGACAATGAAATTACCCATGGCTTCAAGCAGGAGCTCTCAAAGTGCAACAGGGACTGGGTTGATCGGGACAGTGGCGTGGAGGAGGGCCGCATCTGTGATTTTGATTTAGAGTTTTCCAAGGAGAAGAGCACATCTCAGGGTTCCCTCAACCAGATCACAGGGTCATTCCTCTCACTCGAACTTGATCTGGGACCATCCATCCTGGACGATGTGCTCAACATAATGGATAAACCCGCAGCAAAGAGCAGGCCTTGA